Within Populus trichocarpa isolate Nisqually-1 chromosome 6, P.trichocarpa_v4.1, whole genome shotgun sequence, the genomic segment GTGGGGCTTTTTGTGAAGTGGATTGATGCGGTTCATTTGAAAGTCTCTATGGTTTCTGAGAAAGTGGAAAGACAGTGGAATTAGGTATTGTTATAGATTAAATCCCCGAACTTTCAAATGCGCTGTTTAATTTTGACAAGTATTAGAGACCATGTCTGTGCATTACATGGTTGTTTGTATGGGAAGTTGAATACTTTCTTTTACGGCCAAAGAATGAAATTTTGATGTTCTGTGTTGTAAGTGATTAATGACATGGCACATGCCTTTGCTGGTTATTACATTTCCAAAATTCTGTCTTGAAACATTGCCAATCtcaagatttattttgtttagttgtTGCCACTTGTGAAATTTTGATGTTCTGTGTTGTAAGTGATTAATGACATGGCACATGCCTTTGCTGGTTATTACATTTCCAAAATTCTGTCTTGAAAAATTGCCAATCtcaagatttattttgtttagttgtTGCCACTTGTGAATTTgttctttgatttgtttatttggGAGAATCTGTGGGATTGATGTTGCCAGCGTTTTACAAGAAATCATATGTTTTAATATCGTCGTTCTGTTTGTCATGTTTTCCTTAACAGGTTCTTGTTAGAAGATCTTCCTATAATCTTTAGCAGCGGTGAATCTTTAACAATAGAATGGAGACAGAAGGAAGTGCAAAGGAAACAGTGGTCACCCAAGTTAGTCTTGGTGGGTTTGACATTCATGTCACTGCAAAAGATCTTTTGGAATACTTGGAAAGAGAGATTGGACTTGTTTGGCGGTGTAGATTGAAAACATCATGGACCCCTCCTGAGTCCTATCCCAACTTTGAGATTACTGACATCACAAAGATCACAAGAACAGAAGATTATAGGAGAGTGGAGCCCCATGCATTTGTGCATTTTGCGTTGCCTCAATCAGCAACTTGCGCTATTGATGCTGCAGACCGATGTGAGCTCTTCTTGAATAACAAAGGATTGAAGGCTAGTTTGGGGCCTGAAAATCCTTTCACCTTGAATCAGAGGAGGAGGAAAACAACTCCCTTTAAGCTATCTGGTGTGGGTGTTGAGATAGGGACCTTGGTTAGTCGTGACGAGTTCTTTGTTGGTTGGAGAGGACCTCCTACTGGTGTTGATTTTCTAGTGGATCCTTTTGACGGAACATGCAGGTTTTGTTTCTCTAGAAATACTGCTTTCTCCTTCAAAAGTACAGCTGAACATGCTGTTATAAAATGTGATTTTAAAGTCGAGTTCCTAGTGAGAGACATTAATGAGATCAAACAGTACACAGAAACATCATGTCTAGTTCTCTTGCTGCAGCTGGCTTCTGCACCTCGGGTCTGGTATAGAACTGCTGATGATGATATCGAAGTATCAGTTCCTTTTGATTTGTTGGATGATGACGATCCTTGGATCCGAACCACAGATTTTACAGCCAGTGGGGCTATTGGTCGGTGCCATTCTTATAGAGTTTCAATCCCACCTCGTCATGGTCCAAAGTTGAGAAAAGCTGTGGATTTTCTCAAGGAAAGGAGGGTGCAGGAGGAATACCTCAGACGACCAATCAGGATTCGGGATGAACCAGACTTTGGAATGCCCATGACAGATCCTTTCTTTTGTATTCATCACAAGGAGGGAATAGCTTTTGATGTATTGTTTTTAGTGAATGCTGTCATGCATAAAGGCATATTCAATCAGCATCAATTATCAAATGACTTCTTTGACTTATTGAGAAATCAACCTACTGAAGTCAATGTGGCTGCACTGAAGCACATTTATCCTTACAGACGCCCAGTGTTTGATGCTTATAAGAAGCTGAAAGTTGCTCAAGAATGGTTGCTGAAGAacccaaaattttttaaaaatcagaaaaaattgGATGATATTGCAGAAATTAGAAGGTTGGTCATCACTCCAACTAAAGCTTACTGCCTTCCACCTGAAGTTGAACTCTCGAATAGGGTTTTGAGGAAATACAAGGATGTTGCTGATCGGTTTCTCAGAGTTACCTTCATGGATGAGGGCTTGCAGACAATGAACTCAAATGCTCTAAACTATTTTGCTGCTCCTATTGTCAGAGCCATCACTTCTTATTCCTTCCCTCAGAAAACAAGAATCTTCAAAAGAGTGAGGAGCATTTTGACTGAAGGGTTTTATTTATGTGGTCGGAGATACTCCTTTTTGGCTTTCTCATCCAATCAATTGAGGGACCGTTCTGCTTGGTTTTTTGCTGAAGACAGAAACATAAATGTGATGGCTATTAAAAGTTGGATGGGAAAGTTCACCAATAAGAACATTGCAAAGTGTGCTGCAAGAATGGGTCAGTGTTTCTCCTCTACTTATGCAACTATAGAAGTTCCACCAGAGGAGGTTAATTCTGATCTTCCTGATATTAAGAGGAATGGCTATGATTTCTCCGATGGCATTGGCATGATCACTCCAGATCTTGCCAGGGAAGTTGCAGAGAaacttaaatttgattttgaccCCCCCTGTGCTTACCAAATCAGATATGCTGGTTGCAAAGGAGTCGTGGCTTGTTGGCCAGAGCAAGGTGATGGCATCCGCCTATCTCTGAGGTCGAGCATGAACAAGTTCCAATCAAACCATACTATTTTGGAAATCTGCTCTTGGACTAGGTTTCAACCTGGTTTCTTAAACAGGCAGATAATTACATTGCTCTCAGCTCTCAACGTTCCTGATGCAGTCTTCTGGAAGATGCAGGAACTTATGGTCTCC encodes:
- the LOC7468633 gene encoding RNA-dependent RNA polymerase 6 — encoded protein: METEGSAKETVVTQVSLGGFDIHVTAKDLLEYLEREIGLVWRCRLKTSWTPPESYPNFEITDITKITRTEDYRRVEPHAFVHFALPQSATCAIDAADRCELFLNNKGLKASLGPENPFTLNQRRRKTTPFKLSGVGVEIGTLVSRDEFFVGWRGPPTGVDFLVDPFDGTCRFCFSRNTAFSFKSTAEHAVIKCDFKVEFLVRDINEIKQYTETSCLVLLLQLASAPRVWYRTADDDIEVSVPFDLLDDDDPWIRTTDFTASGAIGRCHSYRVSIPPRHGPKLRKAVDFLKERRVQEEYLRRPIRIRDEPDFGMPMTDPFFCIHHKEGIAFDVLFLVNAVMHKGIFNQHQLSNDFFDLLRNQPTEVNVAALKHIYPYRRPVFDAYKKLKVAQEWLLKNPKFFKNQKKLDDIAEIRRLVITPTKAYCLPPEVELSNRVLRKYKDVADRFLRVTFMDEGLQTMNSNALNYFAAPIVRAITSYSFPQKTRIFKRVRSILTEGFYLCGRRYSFLAFSSNQLRDRSAWFFAEDRNINVMAIKSWMGKFTNKNIAKCAARMGQCFSSTYATIEVPPEEVNSDLPDIKRNGYDFSDGIGMITPDLAREVAEKLKFDFDPPCAYQIRYAGCKGVVACWPEQGDGIRLSLRSSMNKFQSNHTILEICSWTRFQPGFLNRQIITLLSALNVPDAVFWKMQELMVSKLNQMLVDSDVAFDVLTASCAEQGNVAAIMLSAGFKPQKEPHLRGMLTCVRAAQLWGLREKARIFVPSGRWLMGCLDELGVLEQGQCFIQVSNSYLENCFVKHGSKFSETKKNLQVVKGTVVIAKNPCLHPGDIRILEAVDAPGLHHLYDCLVFPQKGERPHANEASGSDLDGDLYFVTWDENLIPPSKRSWIPMQYDAAEAKQLTRPVNHQDIVEFFAKNMANENLGAICNAHVVRADLSEYGALDEKCLTLAELAATAVDFPKTGKIVSMPSDLKPKIYPDFMGKEEHQSYKSKKILGRLYRQIKDAYDDDDVAASSELNFVRGDIPYDLDLEVLGATDFISDAWDRKCSYDGQLNGLLAQYKVKREEEVVTGHVWSMPKGSSRKQGDLKERLKHSYNCLKREFRQVFEKMDLDFGQLDDDEKNMLYERKASAWYQVTYHPHWIQKSLELQDSDGAGISVMLSFAWIAADYLARIKIRHSRIGNVDSAKPVNSLAKYLADRM